The sequence below is a genomic window from Rhodococcus sp. 4CII.
ACTTCATGTTCTCGAAGGACATCGGGATTGTGGAAGCAGGTGATGGCCATGCCGGCGATACTTCGGTCGATGCAACCCTGATTTGCGCCGACGCACGGCCTGATTCGGTCAGATTCTCCGCTGCGCGCCTTGGCGACGAAATCAGCGTCTGCGATCTGGGCGCGGGTGAGGGCGACCAAGTCGCAATCTCCGGCTGCGAGAGCCGTTTCAGCCAGTTCGGGGGTGGTGATCCTTCCGGTTCCGATGAGAGGTAGGCCCTCACACGCTGTCCGCAGTTCCCTGGCGAGAGGCAGAAACTCTCCATGGGGATGACGGTAGTCGGCGATCGACCGGGCATAGTGGGACGCCCGCGAGCCTTCGGACTGGTTGAAGTAGTCCACCAGGCCGGTGCCGCTGAGGGATCGAACGACCTCTTGCAGCCCCTTCGGACCCAGTCCTCCGTCCTCCGGTGCCAGAAAGTCGTCTGCTGAGATTCGCACTCCCAGCGCCGGTCCGCGCCCGACTCGCTCCCGAATCGCCTGAATGATCGCGGTCACGAACTGCATGGGATCCCCCCACTCGTCCGTGCGTCGGTTGTAGGCCGGCGTGAAAGACTGCTGGATCAGGTACCCGTGCGTCGCGTTCAGTTCGACGCCGTCCAGGCCGGCCTCGACGGCCAGCTCAGCAGCATCGGCAAATGCGGCAACGACCTGCTCGATCTCGTCGGCACTCATCTCATGAGCGACCTCCTCGCCGCTGGAAGAGAGGGTCCCGCTGAACGACCACAACGCATGGAGCAGAGGGTTCGTATCGGACGGGTACGCAGCCCCCGAGTGCAACAGTTGCTGGATGACCGGCGTGCCATGCCGATGGCACACCTCGGCCAGTGCGGAGAGCTTGTCGTGCATATCCCGGCGGTCAATGGCTGGATTCTTCCCTGCCGATCGATGCACCTGCAGCGCCTGCAGGATGATCAAGCCGGCGCCGCCTCGAGCACGTCGCTCGGTGTAGTCGATGAAGGGCTGCGCGGAGACGCCCGGACGGAAAGCAGCCACATCGGCGGAATGCGAAGTCGAGACGACCCGATTCGATAGATTGAGCGACCCCAACTTCACAGGGGAGAAGAGTGTGGGGTAGGGAGTCTCAGCCATGCGCATTCCAATCTGTAGAGATACTTCGGCAATATTCTTCTTTGGACGTTTCGATGATCAACGATGCTTGCATCTCATCCCCCTGTGCCTCTCCTCGGAGGAAGCGTGCGATCGCGAAGAGGTTCAGCGTCGGTCCGACAGTCACGTGGTGATCCCACCGTGACTGCCGGGTCGTAAAACGTCATCGCGCCCAATAGGACACGAGCGCAACGAACATGCTCGTCCGGACGCGTCCGTTTCCCGGGCGGTGGCGTCGGGGTGTCCTGCGTGCACGGCTCCCGCGTGTCGTCCGATCGGAACGGGGCTACCCGCGGGGTGGTGATGTCGGCCCCCGTCAGTCCGGCGCACTTGATTGCCCAGGTTCGGCCGGTGGGGAGGCGGTATGACCCGCTTCCGGGAGGGTACGCGGCGACAATTGCGCTTTCAGCCATGCCGCCGTGATCGCCAGGTTCGGTTCGGCGTCGAATCGAGGATCCTCGTGTCCCGCGCATCCCACCGCGGCGTAGGTGACGTCGACTCCCCGTCGGGCGAGTGCCTTGAAGAGGTCGTGGCTGTCGGATGCCGGGACGATGCGGTCCAGGTCGCCGTGGGCGATCAGGAACGGTGGGGCTGCGGCGTGGACGTTCTCCATGGGACTGGCCGAGCGGACCTCGGCATCGTCTCCTGTGATCTGGGTGCGACCGAACAATGCGTGGACAGCGGGTGGACGGTTCAGGATCAGGGACTCGAGCCGTGTGCGTCGGGTGCTGCCGAGCAGGTCGGTGGGGGAGAACCACGTGACTACCGCTTGTACTGCACTGGACTGGTCGAGGTGACTGCCGACGGTACCCTCGAGTGCCGCATTGCCGGCGCTCAGTCCCGCCATGATAGCGAGGTACCCGCCCGCGGACGCCCCCCAGATCCCGATTCGTTCCACCTGCAAGTCGTGGTCGCTGCCTTCTGCTCGCAACCACCGCAGCGCGGCTTTGACATCGTGCATCTGCGCCGGGTAGCGAACCCCGGGCGCGAGCCGATAGTTGACCGAGACCACGGCTACACCCATTTCGGCGAGAGGCCTCAATCGTTCGTCGGCGTTGTCGGCCTTGTCTCCACCTTCCCATCCTCCCCCGTGGAGGTAGAGCACTGTCGGAACGGGTCGATCCGATTCGGAGCGGTAGATGTCCAGGGTCAACGGTCCGCCCGGTGTGGTGGCGTATTCGAGGTCTTTGATAACTCTGACGGCGTGCATACGACCGCTGCCCTTTCTGGTGTTTCTGGCGCTGCTCCGGCCCCGAAGCGTGGTCATGATTGGGTGGAGTGGGCTCCGGTCATGAGGGCGGCGAGGTCGTCGGGTTCGAGGAACGACGGTGGGGGCGGTGGTCCCCACGCGTAGAGGCCTTGGAGTCCGTGGAGCACCTCCGGGGACCAGAGTTCGTCCTCGGGAACGGTGTCCATGTCCGAGTAGTACTCGGAGAAGTTCCCCGCCGGGTCCTTGAGGTACCAGAAGAAATTCGCGCCGGCGTAATGGCGGCCGAGGCCCCAGATGTGGCGTTCCGGATTGCCGTCGAGCATGGTGTGGGCGCCGCGGCCGACCTCGTCGATGTCGTCGACCTGCCAGCTGGTGTGGTGCATGAAGTTCACCGGTGCGGCCATGACGAGGACGTTGTGGTGCTCGACGGAGCAGCGCAGGAATGCGGCCTTGTCGCCCATGTAGTCGGAGACCTTGAACCCGAGGCCGTCGGTGAAGAACTTCATGGTGGCCTCGAGGTCGGTGGATCCGATCACCGCGTGTCCGAGTTTGCGGGGGCGCACCGGGGCGGTGCGGGTCAGGAATGGGGCACGGCCCCAGCGGTCGATCCGGCCGGGCCCGTTGTACGGGGTTGCGGGTACGGCGGGTTCGATGACGATCCGGGGCCGGACCTGTACCCGCACCAGAGTGCCGGTGACGGGTTCGACGGCCCGCACCGAGGTGCCGTCCTGGTCGGCGGTCAGCCCCAACCCGTTCAGTCGCGTTGTGATCGCGGCGATGTCGTCGGGGTCGTCGGCAGCGACGGTCAGTTCGACCAGCCGCCGGGTGGGTGCGTGGACGATCTCGAGTTGTTCGCCGCCGTTGCGGGTGGCGAA
It includes:
- a CDS encoding FAD-dependent oxidoreductase, with amino-acid sequence MRMAETPYPTLFSPVKLGSLNLSNRVVSTSHSADVAAFRPGVSAQPFIDYTERRARGGAGLIILQALQVHRSAGKNPAIDRRDMHDKLSALAEVCHRHGTPVIQQLLHSGAAYPSDTNPLLHALWSFSGTLSSSGEEVAHEMSADEIEQVVAAFADAAELAVEAGLDGVELNATHGYLIQQSFTPAYNRRTDEWGDPMQFVTAIIQAIRERVGRGPALGVRISADDFLAPEDGGLGPKGLQEVVRSLSGTGLVDYFNQSEGSRASHYARSIADYRHPHGEFLPLARELRTACEGLPLIGTGRITTPELAETALAAGDCDLVALTRAQIADADFVAKARSGESDRIRPCVGANQGCIDRSIAGMAITCFHNPDVLREHEVEQALAEQGQGTVLVVGGGPAGLKAAEFAARKGRRVVLAERSDELGGLLRVAGYGAKRELVGAVDWLAREIERLEVDIRLGVEVDEDFAAQVGADVVVLATGARCDTEPLLVGSTDRSVRCLGVADAMGADVAGQQVVIYDRLGNDEAYTVAERLTDNGAVVTVMTPLATIGANIGFTHLEGLRRRLHGSGTRQLTDMEFTGVRNGEVLGRHTMSGQTTAVPADLLVAAVPRVPNVELTKGLRAQGARVLIAGDAYAPRSAMHAFREGADVGASV
- a CDS encoding alpha/beta hydrolase, producing MHAVRVIKDLEYATTPGGPLTLDIYRSESDRPVPTVLYLHGGGWEGGDKADNADERLRPLAEMGVAVVSVNYRLAPGVRYPAQMHDVKAALRWLRAEGSDHDLQVERIGIWGASAGGYLAIMAGLSAGNAALEGTVGSHLDQSSAVQAVVTWFSPTDLLGSTRRTRLESLILNRPPAVHALFGRTQITGDDAEVRSASPMENVHAAAPPFLIAHGDLDRIVPASDSHDLFKALARRGVDVTYAAVGCAGHEDPRFDAEPNLAITAAWLKAQLSPRTLPEAGHTASPPAEPGQSSAPD
- a CDS encoding VOC family protein; this encodes MALHGLGKVTVGVPNVDETVAYYTDFGLEHRGRGVFATRNGGEQLEIVHAPTRRLVELTVAADDPDDIAAITTRLNGLGLTADQDGTSVRAVEPVTGTLVRVQVRPRIVIEPAVPATPYNGPGRIDRWGRAPFLTRTAPVRPRKLGHAVIGSTDLEATMKFFTDGLGFKVSDYMGDKAAFLRCSVEHHNVLVMAAPVNFMHHTSWQVDDIDEVGRGAHTMLDGNPERHIWGLGRHYAGANFFWYLKDPAGNFSEYYSDMDTVPEDELWSPEVLHGLQGLYAWGPPPPPSFLEPDDLAALMTGAHSTQS